From one Sulfurimonas sp. genomic stretch:
- the glmS gene encoding glutamine--fructose-6-phosphate transaminase (isomerizing) has product MCGIVGYLGQKNTKQILLDGLKELEYRGYDSAGIAVLQNGSFHNFKAVGKLINLEEKTKDFVTDGFAIGIGHTRWATHGKPTELNAHPHLGEFSYVVHNGIIENYAELKKKLQNEGVTFLSQTDTEVIVHQFEKNQKTAKNSFEAFAKTIKELHGAYAILLVTKSEPDTIFFAKHGSPMLVGVNGENEKYFASSDTPLIGHCQNVNYFEDGDYGYITPKTVAIYDKNGVKKEAKFSPLLQSKLSAQKEGYRFFMEKEIYEQSVVISDTLMGRVTENEIIFDELDKSLFEGINEIKLCACGTSYHAAMSASYLFERYSKIKTSLEIASEFRYREPIMSKDTLFIVISQSGETADTLETLKMAKAAGLKTLVICNVDNSSMVRLADATILTRAGIEKGVASTKAFATQVTVFWMLSLYIAKLKNSLSENDIIRHISLLREVPSHVKVTDDMHERIKRLSKRYLHGHGFFFIGRDIFYPLALEGALKLKEISYLHAEGYPAGEMKHGPIALADPELFTIALLPKHLHYEKAKSNVEELSARDSTICAISQIAFDKADDFIEISPCRDYMLEFFEMMVVVQLLSLEISIRLGNDVDMPRNLAKSVTVE; this is encoded by the coding sequence ATGTGCGGAATCGTCGGATATTTGGGGCAAAAAAATACAAAACAAATTTTATTAGATGGACTTAAAGAGTTAGAGTACCGCGGTTACGATTCGGCGGGAATAGCAGTTTTGCAAAACGGCAGCTTCCATAATTTTAAAGCAGTCGGAAAACTGATAAATCTTGAAGAAAAAACCAAAGATTTCGTAACAGACGGTTTTGCTATAGGCATCGGTCACACGAGATGGGCAACTCACGGAAAACCGACAGAGTTAAATGCACACCCTCATTTAGGCGAATTTTCTTATGTAGTTCATAACGGAATTATCGAAAACTATGCAGAGCTGAAAAAAAAGCTTCAAAATGAGGGTGTGACTTTTTTAAGTCAAACAGATACCGAAGTAATTGTCCATCAATTTGAAAAAAATCAAAAAACAGCAAAAAATTCCTTTGAAGCGTTTGCAAAAACCATAAAAGAGCTTCACGGCGCTTATGCTATTTTACTGGTAACAAAATCAGAGCCGGACACTATCTTTTTTGCAAAACACGGTTCACCGATGTTAGTCGGAGTAAATGGCGAGAATGAGAAATATTTTGCGTCCTCAGACACTCCGCTTATCGGACATTGTCAAAATGTCAACTACTTTGAAGACGGCGATTACGGATATATTACTCCTAAAACAGTAGCTATATATGACAAAAACGGTGTTAAAAAAGAGGCTAAATTTTCACCGCTTTTGCAAAGCAAACTCTCTGCCCAAAAAGAGGGTTACAGATTTTTTATGGAAAAAGAGATTTATGAACAAAGCGTCGTAATTTCCGATACTTTAATGGGAAGAGTCACGGAAAATGAGATTATTTTCGATGAGCTTGACAAATCTCTCTTTGAGGGTATAAACGAGATAAAACTTTGTGCATGCGGAACATCTTATCATGCTGCTATGAGTGCTTCATACCTTTTTGAGAGATACTCAAAAATAAAGACTTCTCTGGAAATCGCAAGCGAGTTTAGATACAGAGAGCCGATTATGAGCAAAGATACTCTTTTTATCGTAATCTCTCAAAGCGGCGAGACTGCCGATACGCTGGAGACTCTAAAAATGGCAAAAGCGGCAGGACTTAAAACTTTAGTTATCTGCAATGTCGACAACTCGTCAATGGTAAGATTAGCCGATGCAACTATTCTCACGAGAGCCGGCATAGAAAAAGGTGTGGCTTCAACCAAGGCGTTTGCTACCCAAGTAACCGTTTTTTGGATGCTAAGTTTATATATTGCAAAACTCAAAAACTCTCTAAGCGAAAATGACATAATTAGACATATTTCGCTGCTTCGCGAAGTTCCCTCTCATGTAAAAGTAACGGATGATATGCATGAACGCATTAAAAGATTATCAAAAAGATATCTTCACGGTCACGGTTTTTTCTTTATCGGCAGAGATATTTTTTATCCCCTTGCACTTGAGGGTGCCTTAAAACTAAAAGAGATTTCTTATCTTCACGCAGAGGGATATCCTGCCGGAGAGATGAAACACGGACCTATCGCACTGGCTGATCCCGAACTTTTTACAATCGCCCTTCTTCCAAAACATCTTCATTATGAAAAAGCAAAAAGCAATGTTGAAGAGCTGAGTGCGAGAGATTCTACTATTTGCGCCATCAGCCAAATCGCGTTTGACAAAGCCGATGATTTTATAGAGATTTCCCCGTGCAGAGACTATATGCTGGAGTTTTTTGAAATGATGGTAGTCGTTCAGCTTCTCTCACTAGAAATCTCTATAAGATTGGGCAATGATGTAGATATGCCGAGAAATTTAGCAAAAAGCGTAACAGTTGAATAA
- a CDS encoding GGDEF domain-containing protein has translation MTTKSKLLLVVTIMLLALTAATIVNTSLNFREYSINSAVEKSQMAANIVKDGLTAHMVNGIMDKRQYFLDKIATSNNIKSLWIARGENVISQYGEGLNTESVRDAIDNEVLRTGESVQKITENARNTTLRVTIPYKASTPVDNTNCISCHNVKRGDTLGIISMEFDISDMRESGMITILKILGINLIFIVVVLMLINYFVTPYMNLFTNMQDGIKKAYSGDFTHEFASKVGGDAKNVVSQMNSLFRKMQETFGDIKHNLATFIPQGSSSSKNDPLHEAKTIISELSDIYKFKKTIELDGSKDEVYGRIIDILKLKYHVGHFAFFEVNNVTAERKLIHSTEEKTICFEKTNKNALNCRAFRTSSVTISTEFPNLCKACVATDINYVCIPFNINHDISLTVSMTSDKIEEVDLMKKNIPSIKHYLEAAKPVIESQILMEKLKDTSLRDGMTGLYNRRFLEEVIDKIMSQASRNKDTYAVMMLDVDFFKMVNDTYGHDVGDKVIVALAKVLKSSIRESDLAIRYGGEEFVIMLHNANDEGMMSIAKKIHSEFGNLSFDVGNGEPLRKTISIGIAKFPTDGDTIWKCIKYADTALYEAKETGRNKIVEFRAAMHKSGDDF, from the coding sequence ATGACAACAAAATCCAAACTTCTACTCGTAGTCACCATTATGCTTCTTGCGCTAACGGCAGCGACAATCGTAAACACATCTCTAAATTTTAGAGAGTACAGCATAAACAGTGCGGTTGAAAAGTCGCAAATGGCAGCAAACATTGTAAAAGACGGATTAACCGCCCATATGGTCAACGGCATAATGGATAAAAGACAATATTTCTTAGACAAAATTGCGACAAGCAACAATATAAAGTCTTTATGGATTGCAAGAGGGGAAAATGTCATTTCACAATACGGCGAAGGTTTAAACACGGAGTCTGTTAGAGATGCAATTGATAACGAAGTCTTAAGAACCGGCGAGAGTGTGCAAAAAATCACGGAAAATGCTAGAAACACTACGCTAAGGGTTACCATTCCTTATAAAGCCTCAACTCCGGTCGATAACACAAACTGTATATCATGCCATAATGTTAAAAGAGGCGACACACTTGGAATTATCAGTATGGAGTTTGATATAAGCGATATGCGAGAGAGTGGAATGATAACTATACTTAAGATTTTAGGAATCAATCTTATTTTCATCGTAGTTGTTCTTATGCTTATCAACTACTTTGTTACTCCATATATGAACCTGTTTACAAATATGCAAGACGGTATAAAAAAAGCATACAGCGGAGATTTTACGCATGAATTTGCATCAAAAGTCGGCGGAGATGCCAAAAATGTAGTAAGTCAGATGAACTCTCTGTTTCGCAAAATGCAAGAAACTTTCGGAGATATCAAGCACAATCTTGCAACATTTATACCGCAAGGCAGCAGTTCATCTAAAAATGACCCGCTGCATGAAGCAAAAACTATTATCAGCGAACTCTCGGATATATATAAATTCAAAAAAACTATCGAACTAGACGGCTCAAAAGATGAAGTTTACGGAAGAATTATAGACATATTAAAACTCAAATACCATGTCGGTCATTTTGCCTTTTTTGAAGTAAATAATGTAACGGCAGAGAGAAAGTTGATACACTCAACTGAAGAAAAAACTATATGCTTTGAAAAAACAAATAAAAATGCGCTAAACTGTAGAGCATTCAGAACAAGCAGCGTAACTATCTCGACGGAGTTTCCAAACCTATGTAAGGCATGTGTAGCAACTGATATAAACTATGTATGTATCCCTTTTAATATCAACCATGACATCTCGTTAACAGTCTCTATGACATCTGATAAAATCGAAGAAGTGGATTTGATGAAGAAAAATATTCCAAGCATTAAACACTACCTTGAAGCTGCAAAACCGGTTATAGAGAGTCAGATTTTAATGGAAAAACTAAAAGACACCTCTCTTCGCGACGGTATGACGGGGCTTTACAATAGACGATTCTTAGAAGAAGTTATAGATAAAATCATGAGCCAAGCAAGTCGAAACAAAGATACATACGCGGTTATGATGCTTGATGTCGACTTCTTTAAAATGGTAAACGATACTTACGGACATGATGTCGGCGACAAAGTAATCGTAGCACTGGCAAAAGTTTTAAAAAGCAGTATCCGCGAATCTGATTTGGCTATTCGCTACGGAGGAGAAGAGTTTGTTATTATGCTTCACAATGCAAATGATGAAGGCATGATGAGCATCGCTAAAAAAATCCACTCCGAATTTGGAAACCTCTCTTTTGATGTCGGCAACGGCGAGCCATTGAGAAAGACTATAAGCATCGGTATAGCAAAATTTCCGACTGACGGAGACACTATTTGGAAATGTATAAAATATGCCGATACGGCTCTATATGAAGCAAAAGAGACGGGAAGAAATAAGATAGTCGAGTTCAGAGCAGCAATGCATAAAAGCGGTGATGATTTTTAA
- the murI gene encoding glutamate racemase — protein sequence MKVGVFDSGIGGLTVVKSLLENKLFEEIVYFGDTARVPYGIKDKSTIIRYAIEAVEFFKNFELDLIIVACNTVSAYALNEMREVSPCPVIGVVEAGILATANALKDKNSNILILGTKATVNSKAYEIGLKAECFTTLQAKATGLFVPIVEEEIYEGEILDAAFKHYFGNITKPDAVILGCTHFPLITNALKNYFSKDTVFIHSGDAIVEQLQKSFCFDTKYQTTKLEFFASENPESLKAIAKKWLNL from the coding sequence ATGAAAGTAGGCGTATTTGACAGCGGAATCGGCGGACTAACAGTCGTAAAATCTCTTTTAGAAAACAAACTCTTTGAAGAGATTGTCTACTTTGGCGATACTGCACGCGTACCCTACGGCATAAAAGACAAATCAACTATTATTCGTTACGCTATTGAAGCCGTCGAGTTTTTCAAAAATTTTGAACTTGATCTTATCATCGTTGCGTGCAACACGGTAAGTGCCTACGCGCTAAATGAGATGAGAGAAGTTTCGCCCTGCCCCGTAATAGGAGTTGTTGAAGCCGGTATTTTAGCGACTGCAAATGCCCTCAAAGATAAAAACTCAAATATCCTAATCCTTGGCACCAAAGCGACTGTTAACTCTAAAGCCTATGAGATAGGTTTAAAAGCCGAATGCTTTACGACTCTTCAAGCAAAAGCAACGGGACTTTTTGTCCCTATCGTCGAAGAGGAGATTTATGAGGGCGAGATTTTAGATGCCGCTTTTAAACACTATTTTGGCAATATTACAAAACCCGACGCCGTCATACTCGGCTGTACACACTTTCCGCTAATCACAAATGCGCTAAAAAATTATTTTAGCAAAGATACCGTATTTATACATTCCGGCGATGCCATCGTCGAGCAACTTCAAAAGAGTTTTTGTTTTGATACAAAATACCAAACGACAAAACTTGAATTTTTTGCCTCGGAAAATCCTGAATCTCTAAAAGCTATAGCTAAAAAGTGGTTAAATCTATAA
- a CDS encoding GGDEF domain-containing protein, which translates to MKSNLPKKWIQNLRVLDVAFQPILNIHTGKIFAVEALLRNYEEVGFSSIFELFDEVYKDNLLYSFDLKLRKKALKKFITIDGYENIKLFYNLDNRLLEMPDFSNGNTNKLLKRFNVDRNSVCFEISERYEVSNNSNMQEILNHYKDEKFCIAIDDFGVGYSGYKLLYECKPNIIKIDRFFLSGIQNDIKKKVMTRSITHLAIQLGIKVIAEGVETKEELFACRDIGCHFIQGYLVQKPTTKTAEILTEYPHILDILNIEKRVIDSNYQVETYLDKKAPLCVDTDMNLVLEYFRKNPQTDLIPVVNSDNEPLGILYESKIKEFVYSPYGRSLIINNGTKNSKLKNLILPCGITEINCNISTIIELFSNNPESSGIIMTNNSKYYGFLSVRAIISIINEQNLLYAREQNPLTKLPGNAMIERYLSDVSMSKNSYILCYFDLDNFKAFNDVYGFRNGDRAIILFADILRKNLPQEFFKAHIGGDDFFVGVELNEDSEPAYIKNISDIVSKFRDDARELYSKEDKENGYIIATDRDCNKKKFALLTTSASLVIIRDTTNKRNIENINEILSIQKKVAKQDINHISMSTIL; encoded by the coding sequence ATGAAAAGTAATTTACCGAAAAAATGGATACAAAATCTAAGAGTTTTAGATGTTGCATTTCAACCGATTTTAAACATTCACACCGGAAAGATTTTTGCGGTTGAAGCACTTCTTAGAAACTATGAAGAGGTGGGATTTAGCTCTATCTTTGAACTTTTTGACGAAGTATATAAAGACAATCTGCTCTACTCTTTTGATCTAAAACTGCGAAAAAAGGCTTTAAAAAAGTTCATAACTATTGATGGTTATGAGAACATTAAACTCTTTTACAATCTTGATAACAGACTTCTTGAGATGCCGGACTTCTCAAACGGAAATACAAACAAACTTTTAAAACGCTTTAATGTAGATAGAAACAGCGTCTGTTTTGAGATTTCAGAGAGATACGAAGTGTCAAACAACTCCAATATGCAAGAGATTCTCAACCACTATAAAGATGAAAAATTTTGCATAGCAATTGATGATTTCGGCGTCGGATACTCCGGCTATAAACTCCTCTATGAGTGCAAACCCAATATCATAAAAATAGATAGATTTTTTCTAAGCGGCATCCAAAACGATATCAAAAAAAAGGTTATGACAAGAAGCATAACCCACTTAGCTATCCAACTCGGCATCAAAGTAATAGCCGAGGGAGTTGAGACAAAAGAGGAACTATTTGCCTGCAGAGATATCGGCTGTCATTTTATTCAAGGTTATCTGGTTCAAAAACCGACTACAAAAACGGCAGAAATTTTAACCGAGTATCCGCATATCTTAGATATTTTAAACATAGAAAAAAGAGTTATAGACAGCAACTATCAGGTAGAGACATATTTGGACAAAAAAGCTCCTCTTTGTGTTGATACCGACATGAATTTAGTTCTTGAGTATTTCCGAAAAAACCCACAGACAGATTTAATTCCCGTAGTAAATTCAGACAACGAACCTCTTGGCATCTTGTATGAGAGCAAAATAAAAGAATTTGTATATTCACCTTACGGCAGATCATTAATCATAAACAACGGTACAAAAAATTCAAAACTTAAAAATCTCATACTTCCTTGCGGCATTACGGAGATAAACTGCAATATTTCAACCATAATAGAGCTTTTTTCAAACAATCCTGAATCTAGCGGAATTATAATGACAAACAACTCAAAATATTATGGTTTTTTATCCGTCAGAGCTATCATCTCCATCATAAATGAGCAAAATCTACTATACGCAAGAGAGCAAAATCCGCTAACCAAACTCCCCGGAAATGCTATGATAGAAAGGTATCTATCCGATGTAAGCATGAGCAAAAATTCTTATATTTTATGCTACTTTGATTTGGACAACTTCAAGGCATTTAACGATGTATACGGATTTAGAAACGGGGATAGAGCCATTATACTTTTTGCGGATATTTTGAGAAAAAATTTGCCGCAAGAGTTTTTCAAAGCCCACATCGGCGGAGATGATTTTTTTGTCGGCGTAGAGTTAAACGAGGATAGCGAACCGGCATATATAAAAAATATATCCGATATAGTCTCAAAATTTAGAGATGACGCAAGAGAGCTATACTCAAAAGAGGATAAAGAAAACGGCTACATAATAGCAACGGACAGAGACTGCAACAAAAAAAAGTTCGCCCTCTTAACCACCAGCGCTTCACTGGTAATCATCCGCGATACGACAAACAAAAGAAATATTGAAAATATCAATGAGATACTCTCTATTCAAAAAAAAGTCGCAAAACAAGATATCAATCATATCTCGATGAGTACGATACTGTAA
- a CDS encoding putative quinol monooxygenase has product MTITKKVTFIAKKDGIEKMKELLSAMVAPSKAEDGCLFYEIFQCKERREKFFAVETWRDEAALDGHKASEHYKIYKSSYEQYCEDKYSDELEVLG; this is encoded by the coding sequence ATGACGATAACAAAGAAAGTGACATTTATAGCAAAAAAAGACGGCATAGAAAAGATGAAAGAGTTGCTAAGTGCGATGGTAGCACCCTCAAAAGCTGAGGATGGATGCCTGTTTTATGAGATTTTCCAGTGCAAAGAGAGAAGAGAGAAGTTTTTTGCGGTTGAGACATGGAGAGACGAAGCGGCGCTTGACGGGCATAAGGCATCAGAACATTACAAAATCTACAAATCAAGTTATGAGCAGTATTGTGAAGATAAATATAGCGATGAACTGGAAGTTTTGGGGTAA
- the rho gene encoding transcription termination factor Rho, whose product MSEIDSQQPRKNSNNNNKTTNAKTRTHKPVKGASVEDLRIKSIEELTAMAVELNIEQPNELKRQDLIFEILKAQTEQGGFILFSGILEIMQDGYGFIRSIDKSFDESINDAYVSNTQIKRFALRNGDVVTGQVRPPKEQERYYALIKIEAVNSLPPEESKKRPLFENLTPLYATDQIKLEYREKGLTGRMMDLFAPIGKGQRGLIVAPPRSGKTELLKEIAHGITHNHPEIDLMVLLVDERPEEVTDMERSVKGEVYSSTFDMPAKNHVKVAEMVIEKAKRRVELGKDVVILLDSITRLARAYNTVTPSSGKVLSGGVDANALHKPKRFFGAARNIENGGSLTIIATALVDTGSRMDEVIFEEFKGTGNSEVILDRKIADRRIFPAIDILKSGTRKDELLVGPDVLQKVFILRQMIHKQDDEVEALKFVYTTMGKKPTNAEFLESMNPNQ is encoded by the coding sequence ATGAGCGAAATCGATTCTCAACAACCTCGCAAAAACAGTAACAATAACAACAAAACAACCAATGCAAAGACAAGAACGCACAAACCCGTAAAAGGTGCCAGCGTTGAAGATCTTCGTATTAAAAGCATAGAAGAGCTTACGGCTATGGCTGTTGAGCTAAACATTGAACAGCCAAATGAGCTAAAGCGACAAGACCTTATATTTGAAATCTTAAAAGCTCAAACCGAACAAGGCGGTTTTATCCTCTTTAGCGGTATTTTAGAAATTATGCAAGACGGTTACGGTTTTATCCGTTCAATCGATAAGAGTTTTGACGAGAGCATCAACGACGCTTATGTATCAAATACCCAAATCAAACGCTTTGCTCTTAGAAACGGGGATGTCGTAACTGGACAAGTACGCCCTCCAAAAGAGCAAGAGAGATACTATGCACTCATCAAGATAGAAGCCGTAAACTCGCTTCCGCCTGAAGAGAGTAAGAAAAGACCTCTTTTTGAAAACCTAACTCCGCTTTACGCAACCGATCAGATAAAACTTGAGTACAGAGAAAAAGGGCTAACGGGTCGTATGATGGACTTGTTTGCTCCTATCGGAAAAGGTCAGCGCGGACTTATCGTTGCACCTCCGAGAAGCGGTAAAACAGAACTTTTAAAAGAGATTGCTCACGGTATCACACATAACCATCCAGAGATAGATTTGATGGTTTTACTTGTTGATGAGAGACCCGAAGAGGTAACCGACATGGAGAGAAGCGTCAAGGGTGAAGTTTACAGCTCAACTTTTGATATGCCTGCAAAAAACCATGTAAAAGTTGCCGAAATGGTTATAGAAAAAGCAAAAAGACGCGTTGAACTTGGCAAAGATGTCGTCATACTTCTTGACTCTATCACTCGTCTAGCGCGTGCTTACAATACCGTAACTCCTTCAAGCGGCAAGGTTCTCTCGGGCGGTGTGGATGCAAATGCCCTGCATAAACCAAAGAGATTTTTCGGTGCTGCAAGAAATATAGAAAACGGCGGGAGTTTAACCATCATAGCGACGGCTCTTGTGGATACGGGAAGCAGAATGGATGAAGTTATCTTTGAAGAGTTTAAAGGTACGGGTAACTCGGAGGTTATTCTTGATAGAAAAATCGCAGATAGAAGAATTTTCCCTGCTATCGATATCCTTAAATCAGGAACGAGAAAAGATGAACTTCTTGTCGGTCCTGATGTACTGCAAAAAGTATTTATTCTTCGTCAGATGATTCACAAACAAGATGATGAAGTCGAAGCGCTTAAATTTGTCTACACGACTATGGGTAAAAAACCGACTAACGCAGAATTTTTAGAAAGCATGAATCCAAACCAATAA
- a CDS encoding HD domain-containing protein — translation MLQIEDIIEKNGSDFELSKLFKAFIKEYKTSLPKLFEKSQGKDFLVRHTKQLDSIISLMYKTVLRRMFGNYLPMRSSIPVAIVALGSYGREQLCVHSDIDLLIVYEKVDGFNSELIIEKFFYMALDSGLKLGHRVHEVNDLFNSSNKDITIKTSLMEARFVTGSSLTWLSCSKELNKIRLYNQKEFILAKIEEAQARRKKYPNSMQPNIKESVGGLRDSNLIFWVAKIIYGITSLKDLTGVLFLDEEYKEYRAALELLFRVRSALHLIANKQEDRLLLERIPEVSHLLGFVNQQKMVTKVLEAQWRISNFTQIFVKKMTRPFIVDMPNVAKFRKSRIGRGIYESDGRVYASYNLKIQPLNKLLEILVSLDDKPYHFDAGFLNQLTYTKISYPLQTKTYSLLRELFKRKNMYSFLKLFYDAGILHHLFHAFKKVLHLPQFDGYHHYPVDIHSIKCVEALENIKEPYIKNLYDEFSDDEKLLLKIVTLFHDTGKGRVQDHSEVGAKLIVPFVKKMKLKDEEIERCVTLVKQHITMSNVAFKQNIHNEKTLYKFMSNVGDVKNLKLLYVLTYADINGVGGDTYNSFNSNLLMELYVNALEVAENLGRISDATKRINIEKRLQKVQEFLDLPKTLQNKLLRVESNLFFFKHTPHDIIEIAKKAAQTKAYDFSIHTDASLIIEIYRKIPLNIGYLLASLSHLDVASMEIFTLFDGVKYFKIEFIEHVESDEAAEIENIINNAFDMSRHIKLKDVTIHKHEINIDCEHSLTHAEVAVNTQNQKGLLAYIMECFEELGINIVTAKIHSTKHKVRDSFLIEKQNDICNNVGKIYALLTLRSGEQSPPLLR, via the coding sequence GTGCTGCAAATTGAAGATATTATAGAAAAAAACGGTAGTGATTTTGAACTATCCAAACTCTTTAAAGCCTTTATAAAAGAGTATAAGACTTCTCTGCCGAAATTATTTGAGAAGAGTCAAGGCAAAGATTTTTTAGTCCGTCACACAAAGCAGTTGGACTCCATCATCTCTTTAATGTACAAAACGGTTCTAAGACGAATGTTTGGAAACTACCTACCTATGAGAAGCTCTATCCCTGTAGCTATAGTCGCACTCGGAAGCTACGGGCGGGAACAGTTATGCGTTCACAGCGATATAGATCTGCTTATAGTTTATGAAAAAGTCGACGGCTTTAACAGCGAGCTAATCATAGAGAAGTTTTTCTATATGGCTCTTGATTCAGGGCTAAAACTAGGTCACAGGGTTCATGAAGTAAATGATCTCTTTAATTCTAGCAATAAAGATATTACGATTAAAACCTCTCTTATGGAAGCCAGATTTGTAACCGGTTCCTCTCTTACTTGGCTCTCATGCTCCAAAGAACTAAACAAAATACGGCTTTATAATCAAAAAGAGTTTATTCTTGCCAAAATCGAAGAGGCTCAGGCAAGACGAAAAAAATACCCAAATTCTATGCAGCCAAATATCAAAGAGAGTGTGGGCGGACTTCGCGACTCCAACCTTATATTTTGGGTTGCAAAAATTATATACGGTATCACAAGCTTAAAAGATTTAACGGGAGTTTTGTTCTTGGATGAGGAGTACAAAGAGTATAGAGCGGCGTTAGAGCTGCTCTTTCGCGTAAGAAGTGCCTTGCATCTCATCGCAAACAAACAAGAGGACAGGCTTCTTTTAGAGCGCATACCGGAAGTCAGCCATCTGCTAGGCTTTGTCAATCAACAAAAGATGGTTACAAAAGTTCTTGAAGCACAGTGGCGCATAAGCAACTTTACTCAAATCTTTGTAAAAAAAATGACAAGACCTTTCATAGTCGATATGCCTAATGTAGCCAAATTTAGAAAAAGCCGTATCGGCAGAGGCATCTATGAGTCCGATGGCAGAGTTTACGCCTCTTACAATCTTAAGATTCAACCGCTAAACAAACTCTTAGAGATTTTAGTATCGCTTGACGACAAACCTTACCATTTCGATGCGGGATTTTTAAATCAGCTCACTTACACAAAAATTTCATATCCGCTTCAAACAAAAACATATTCGCTTTTAAGAGAACTATTTAAAAGAAAAAATATGTACAGCTTTTTAAAACTCTTTTATGATGCGGGAATACTTCATCATCTGTTTCACGCTTTTAAAAAAGTATTACACCTTCCGCAATTTGACGGTTATCACCACTACCCGGTAGATATCCACTCCATTAAATGCGTAGAAGCGTTAGAAAATATAAAAGAACCTTATATAAAAAACCTTTATGACGAGTTTAGCGATGATGAAAAATTGCTGCTAAAAATCGTAACCCTGTTTCACGATACCGGAAAAGGGAGAGTCCAAGATCACAGTGAAGTAGGTGCAAAACTCATAGTTCCGTTTGTAAAAAAGATGAAACTAAAAGATGAAGAGATAGAGAGATGCGTAACTTTGGTTAAACAGCATATAACCATGAGCAATGTCGCTTTTAAACAAAATATACATAATGAAAAAACTCTATATAAATTTATGTCAAATGTCGGGGATGTGAAAAATCTAAAACTTCTATATGTGCTAACCTATGCGGACATCAACGGTGTCGGCGGAGACACATATAACTCTTTTAATTCAAATCTTCTTATGGAATTATATGTAAATGCACTTGAAGTAGCTGAAAACTTAGGAAGAATCAGCGACGCTACAAAAAGAATCAACATAGAAAAGCGTCTGCAAAAAGTTCAAGAATTTTTAGATCTTCCAAAGACTCTTCAAAACAAACTGCTTCGAGTAGAATCAAACCTCTTCTTTTTTAAACACACTCCGCACGATATAATCGAAATCGCAAAAAAAGCGGCACAGACTAAAGCTTATGATTTTTCAATCCATACGGACGCCTCTCTTATTATAGAAATTTATAGAAAAATTCCGCTAAACATCGGTTATCTTTTAGCATCTCTTAGCCATCTTGATGTAGCGTCTATGGAGATTTTTACGCTATTTGACGGGGTGAAATATTTTAAAATAGAGTTTATAGAGCATGTTGAGAGCGATGAAGCGGCAGAGATAGAAAATATCATCAATAACGCTTTTGATATGAGCAGGCACATAAAACTAAAAGATGTAACGATACACAAACATGAGATAAATATTGATTGTGAACACTCGCTCACCCATGCCGAAGTTGCCGTAAACACGCAAAATCAAAAAGGGCTTTTAGCTTACATAATGGAATGTTTCGAAGAACTCGGCATAAATATCGTAACGGCAAAAATCCATAGCACCAAGCATAAAGTAAGAGACAGCTTTTTAATAGAAAAACAAAACGATATATGCAATAATGTCGGAAAAATATATGCGCTATTAACTTTACGCAGTGGCGAACAAAGTCCACCACTGCTACGCTAG